A window from Malania oleifera isolate guangnan ecotype guangnan chromosome 7, ASM2987363v1, whole genome shotgun sequence encodes these proteins:
- the LOC131159386 gene encoding kxDL motif-containing protein LO9-177, whose protein sequence is MEPSEIESIKAASIEVSRQFKTLINAEDLESLKQLQHLILGRLQDGNAVLSHFNEYSEHCFAEVSNDFSRNTRLLKSMKSDLDYIFQKLRSMKAKVIATYPDAFPDGSTREVLDQRPDLEMPQ, encoded by the exons atggAGCCATCGGAGATAGAATCCATCAAGGCAGCATCCATTGAGGTTTCTCGTCAGTTCAAAACCTTAATCAACGCCGAGGATCTTGAATCTCTCAAGCAGTTGCAGCATCTcat ATTGGGAAGGTTGCAGGATGGTAATGCTGTCTTATCACACTTTAACGAGTACTCAGAGCATTGTTTTGCAGAGGTTTCCAATGATTTCTCAAGAAATACCCGTCTCTTAAAGTCGATGAAATCAGACCTAGACTACATATTTCAAAAGCTGAG GAGCATGAAAGCAAAAGTTATAGCAACCTATCCAGATGCGTTTCCAGATGGTTCAACAAGAGAAGTGCTAGACCAAAGACCAGACCTGGAAATGCCTCAGTAA